gaatttttaaaaatgtatctaaTATATATAAGCAGAGGTGCCGCTGGGGAGAAAGCTAGGAAGATATTATCAACATCAACTTCTATAACCTCCTTCCCTCCCCGAAAGGTTATCCGAGGGCCCATGCCAGCCAGAAGTGCCCCTGTATATAAGACTAAAGCCGTTATTTTTAAGAATGTATGGTTTAAACAATACCTTTGTTTGAGCACTGTGAGGACCGCTGTGAAGAAGAGCTGGAGTTTGGGTGTCTGGCCACATGATGTGGTATAGCGTTCTTTATCCAGTTTATTACCCTGTTcacacattgaaaaaaaataatgcaacttaGATCAATCTGTTTACACATGGTATTAatggaacactccacttttttggaaaAAGATTCATTTTACAAGTGACTTAGAGttctgaatccattcagccaatttccgggtctggcgggagcatgtttagcttagcttagcataaatcactgaatcggattagaccattagcatctcattcaaaaaatTCCAAatagagttttgatcatttttccAATTAAAGCTCAAGTCTTCTGTAGATACACTGCGTAATAAGACcagtggaaaatgaaaagttgctattttctagagtgatatggctaggaactattctctcattctggcgtaataatgaAGGGACCATGGGTGCAGCAGGCATGATTATGTAATACAGTGCTGTTATCAAGATCAGCAACAAAGCCATCAGCAACAAAAGCCATGGCCCTCGATTAATACGCTGGAACAGAGTACAGCTCCTAGCCATAACAGCTTAGAAAATGGCAACTTTTCATTTCCATCAGTAGATACAGAATTAGAGTCaatctttaaatagaaaaattaccaaaaatgttttttttacatttttttgagtgagatgctaatggtcaaatctgattcaatgatttatgctaagctaagctaaatgtgctcctgccagacccggagattggctgaatagacaatacattttaaaactcaactgtttaactgtaggaGACTTACCTATTGTCCTATATTGTCCTAATTCCAAATATAAGGTGTTTCTTTAGAAGGCATTTTGGTCAATTGGATCACAAATAGACAAACGAGACACATTTCCTTTTACTCCAGCTGTTTTAATCAGTCTATGGTTTTAATCAATCTTTTTTGTCTACTTTGACCAATTTCTTTGGAGTAGAGTCTGAGtggatgtacagttaaagtcagagttattagcctccttttgaatttttttacttttttaaatatttcccaaatgatgtttaacaaagcaagaaaattttcacagtatgtctgataatatttttcttctggagaaagtcttatttgttttatttcggctagagtaaaagcagtttttaattttttaaacgcattataaggtcaaaattattagcccctttaagctataattaacctagttaagcctttaaatgtcactttaagctgtagagaggTGTCTTggaaaatgtctagtcaaatattatttactgtcatcatggcaaagataaaataaatcagttattagaaatgaattagtaaaactattatgtttagaaatgtgttaaaaaaatctgctctccatttaacagaaattgggggaaaaaaataaacagcgtggctaataattcagggggctaataattctgactacaactctATTCAtagacatagatatatacactagatatcgcatagggaccctgagcatgcgtcaatagcgccgccacattggtacagtgctcccaggacaaatgtcatttaaccgtactagtcaagacagtgttattacgtgaagatgcgggactttagagctgtctacgggtgtagtaacgagcaaacaaagaaaacgaagcacaaaggcagaacatttcaaaggtaatattaagttttttttctgtttttgtatgttctgaactttcgTGCTAATcgggtaacgttattgatgataacagtctcttactgcattcaccataaggcaaagcagcaccaactcacactaaacactcggctcatgctagttttgttgaattaaatcagcgaacaatgcaaaagaaatatgacaacgagatgctgcgctgccagaaacttgtattattgtcggctaacatTACTGAAAGAGTCGTTcgagggattcattcacaaacgaatcgctccctccatcagtATGAGAATTAAAGCAGGagaggggtgtgtttcaggacatagatcaaatttaacagggagggtgaatagtacatttctgtacacacaaacactagctttttgtcaggaatgcccgtgtgaTCACTGATcgatcaatgtagaaaagtgatgtaaaattataattttcataattataaaaaaaaaattacatactaacatccagggaaactcccgatcatagatatatgtgtatatctctggctttggatggccacagtcctccactgtaccttggtcccgcattcatttcaaaggagcgctaccctgtagcaagatggcggcgctattgacgcattccgtccaatagacaacaataggccaggcgacatctattgtatatatctatgaactctatttagttttttctgaTCTTTTCACAGAATTTCACTCACTTTGGAGGGAACTGAGCAGACATTTCCATCTCAGGCCCCTCATCTTCTGATACCAGTTCTACTACTGGTATGTGTGGCAAGGGCTCCATGTCTGGGGTAAAAAAAAGATACACAGTACATCCATGAAGTTAAAATGCTAAATAGCTCAATTGTTCAGCTCATAATTTtgctatattttaaaatgcaacctGACTGATTCACACCTGGAAGGTCCTTAGCATCATAAACCTGAAGTCAACAGAaaagcacaacaaaaacaaaacataagacaAATGAAAGTGCAGAAAATTTTCCATCTGGttttatctgtattttttttatatgtatgataaaatattgttatttataattataattcattGAAACTATCTAATAGTGACATGTATAGtttgaaacatatatatatatatatatatatatatatataatattatattaataaataaattaaacagttgttgtttacaaatgaataataataattgaatcaagttaataatgatttaaattaaatattcaccTGAAATAAATATAACCTAAAAAAGGACAGAAAtaagaaatgtatataaaataatttatatatatatatatatatatatatatatatatatatatatatatatatatatatatatatatatatatatatatatatatatataatatattttaataatatattaataatatatatttatttgtgtgtgtgtgtgtgtgtgtgtgtgtgtgtgtgtgtgtgtgtgtgtgtgtgtgtgtgtgatatctaTTAATTTATAACCatttaaatagataaaatatatatatattttaatttctctaaATTAACATTCGATATACTGGATAGAAGATGTTTAtctgttttagttatttttaacactCGGTTAAATAATTCCTGTTGAAAATCAAGTCTTGCACATTTTGTTTGTTAACCTCTGTGACTTCTTCTGAATCTGGAGGCTCTTCCCGCATGTATTTCTCATCCGGCTGTGGGACGACCTTCCCAATTCCCTGTGAGATCCAGCCAATAACACCAGTCCTGTCAAACATATCCAAGTCAAATGGCTGAAATGATTCTGGTGTGCTTGATAAAAGAAAGAGTAATGTTATTGGCTTACTTTTCTCCAGATCCTTCATCCTGCAGCGCCTAAAAGATGAatgaaagaaattttaaaaaactcaaaaaaagAGCATATTAATCCAAGATATTGCACACAAGAACAGTCTCAGCACTCATCTGCCAATTTTAGGTAAATTTTTGGCTTTTCCTAAAGTGTTTTTTAGACTAATGTAAAAGACAATATCTAAAATTCCCTTTTAAAAGTCATCTTTTTCCTGTAGATTTCAATTTGTTTCAACAATTATTATTTCCCCTGTACTGAGCCATAAAAATTAACATAAatcaaaattcacattttcatttATATCTGCATTTTGCTGGTTTTTATGGATGGATTTCTTTAtacataatttgtttaaaaatatatagagaagggagatttttaaattattttctcaaTTATGGAGTGATAATAAGGccttttaaagtaaatattacattatttattaattaaataatttaatattaaaattatcttAATGAATCAAATAATCTGTAAATTATGTTGACATTAATATTTCTCATTTTCTGTAACTAATGGTTTCTTATAGGGATttataaaaaacacattaaaaaacggGACTTATTAACATTTTGGTTCATTAAATGcgcatgttttaaataaaaaatatagtcaTATATTAAAACAAGCTAGCAGCTTGCTAAATCATGTTAGGATGTGCCAATATGTGGTAAAATACGATAGTAACATAAAACTTTTCTAAATATTGCAGcaacatgttagaaaatattaacaatttaattaattgaaactATCTAATAAGAACATGTATAGTACTGgcacaaaattcacattttttttatatctgtatTCTGTTGGTTTGTTGTTTCTGAATAACTTGCACAGAAAAAAAAGGagatgtttgatttattttatggcTGCTAACAGTATTTTCTCAATCTGATGCATGAAAGGAGCGTAGTTGATTAAATAATACAGAATGTCTTTTTTTGACttttgtaagtaaataaatattgcatgaatttcatattttaatatttgaaaaaacttttttaatgcaataaattTTAATGCAATCAATCAACTGTGTTGAGACTGTTAGGTGAATTTTGTTTTACCCTGTTCACCTGCATTGTTTTGCTTTAATAATATGAAAGAGGTATAATCATGTACTTTAGCATCAGAGCTGGCTCTTGGGAGAAGTGGGCTTCCTGCTGGCTGAGGGAGTGCGCTCGCAAAACCATTGGATAGCCAATTTAACATTCCAGCCTGGACACTAAAACAGACACAGATATTGGCGATATTCAGATTCAAACATACACAGATTATGCTTGTGTATTTTATAGATGACACAGGTTAAGACTCACCTGCCCTGTGAGGTTTGAGATGATTGGTCATCCTCTCTGCCTGGTCTGGATGAGTTGACCTTGTCTGCATGTCAATTAGAGATTATGGGTtagtatttttattgtaataatgtgttaaaatctAGATTAcaagataattattattatcttaaaCCATAATCCTAAAGATAAACATTATGTTTACAAGccttttgcactatatactgttgtACATTATACTGTATTTCTTTGCATTATATACTGTTTtacatctgcacaactctggtttgcactccTTGCCATGTGCCCTTAagtgtaattgtattgtttacaaatttttatttttgtacttatatttttagattacattttagacataattgtatttattataatttaaagttctgtttttttttattaatattatatgttaggctcctagggtctgagagtaacagttttgattctctatatgtcctgtGCATGTGGTTGAATAGACAATAAAGCTGTCTTTGACTTTGACTACACTtatcaacttttttttgtttctattaataataataataaataaaaaaaatcaagatttgtGTTTTATTCTACAAACCACTACAGTAATTTCCTTCCAAATTTTAGGTTTAAATGAGTAAAAAAGAAACCATGTTGCAGGACACAACTTTAACACAACAAACATTATAATAAGAAAGCAATATTTGGttgaataatgaaatataatatactgaaatatatatatatatatatatatatatatatatatatatatatatatatatatatatatatatatatatatatatatatatatatatatatatatatatatactataatgaAAATGATATATTATTAGACTTTTATAGAGTatgaaaatgataattttacTCAAGCACATGCCTAGTAAGGTTATGTACACCTCATAGCTGTATAtctaaatatacagtacataaattaagataaaaactaattctaactacaatgtaaaaactacagtagtaTTGTAAAATAATCTTGCTACAATAATATCTAAAGAAGATGTTGTAAATGTACCTCGATTTGATGCTTTTCCAttctttataaaagaaaaaaacaagagacACAGTTTAAGAAAATTAACAAATCAGAAGACAGTTTATGTGAACATTAATAACTCTTGCTCTTTACGATTGACTTTTTCTTATATGGGTTTATGAAAGAATAAACACTGGTTTAATCAgagttaaacacaaaatacattaataaaaatactttgtaacattataaaagAGAAAGCTAAGAAACGGTCATATTATATGCAGGTTTTAATGAGTTTTTAACTTTCTGAAACAATATAGTAGTATTGAAGTGGATAGTGAAATATTTATTGCTAAATCATGTTAACTATGCGGATCATGTGGACATGCTAATGTTGTAGTACTAAAAACATACAGTACTAACAACATGTCAGAATATCTTAGCCaagataaaaaaagtttaaaaagtgtttaaaaaaaatggtaataCGGCATCCTTAGCAACAGGGCAAGACAAGCTAGCAAGAAACATCTTTCTCCTTGAAATGTGGTAGCATTACCCACATATAGCATTATAACACAATAGCTGAATATATCATGAATTAtccagcctaatctcacgaggaaaagtaactattttacgttttgtcagttaagtgggTTTTTCGTTCGAATTCAGTTGTGTGAAAACGTACGTTTTTAAAAGAAGgagtggcaccaaaccccacacCTAAACACAACCGTCATTAGGGAATAAGCaagtcatactaaattgtacgaatgagatcagaCAATTTTGagcaaattagccactaaatcaaaaagttatgaataagATGCCGCAAGATAGCAATAGAATTTTGCTTGCTACAGTTTATTTACCAAGTCTGAGATACATTTGGTATCAATCAGCatattatattgaatttagaCAAAAATTACATTCAGGTACAGCATGATGAGGTTTGTTTAGTATTAATGTGCTAAAACACACTAGTGCCATGCTACAAAAACCTGTAGCTTTATTTTTTAGAACCTGCTAACAGTGCTCCAAAAATGTAGCAACGTAATATTAAAGGATTACAGAGAATGATGGTGAAGATGGATTGGGATCAGAATGTTTGCATCACCCACATAAACAGCATGACCCTTGGACACATTTAGCATTAATCAGATTATTCACTGCATTAAATAAAGTCACAAATATTACTGAGGTGTGTATTATGAGTGCATGTTAATGGACTTGTGGGTTTACCGCAGTGATAGCCTCGTCCCCCAGATCATCCTGTGTATTAGGAGCATGTGGCACAACCTTCGCCACCCAGTTAAACATCCTGAGTGGAAAATAGGATATATATATCTCTTAAATACACATACAGTGTTGATAACGATGAATAAAATCCtactgtttaaataaaaaatggagTAAGAATGGAGGTCTTAACTTGAAATGAGTTACAACTGATTATGTTTCATCCTTGTCAAGCTTAGCTTAACACCCATGGACCCTGCCTCGGTGCTAATGCTAGTCTTATTTGCTTGAGTCAACAATATTTAAAAGCTCTTGTTGCTAATATTTCATCTTTGGGAAAGCTCGATGAAGTTGAAGTTGTCCAAATTTGAGGGCATGTTTCCAGGGAAACCCCACAAGAGATTCAGAAATAGAATGAAGTAATTTTTTGCCACATCCTTAAGCAAACAGGGGCTTGATAAGCATGTTGGAGAACAATGAACATAGGTTAAGGATTAGTTCTCATGACTGCTTGCTGTAAAATTGTCAGAAATGTCTGGAGGCAAATGTCACACTAGTGCTAATAAGTTTTGAAGGATTCTTAAGGTCTGTTATGAAAGCCATTTATGATTAGCAATGATTAGCAAGTGGTGAATGGATTCAATCTTGTGTTATAAAGCAAAATGAACACTCCAGGCCCAGCAAAAACAAACATTGCAACAAAACACTAGTTTTAGGTTCCtgttcagttattttttttaaaaaaccaaataattttttgttttaagaaaaaaatgttagcatggtgttgttagcatgatgctaacgtTTGTGTTATCAATTAAAATGGCACAAAATGACATCTGTTGTTggaataacaaaaaatgtttaatgtgtcTTGCTTGCCTCAATTTTCTAAATGGGTCAATGTCAAAATGATTGACGTGGCCAATCATTTTAAAGTAGGCGGGGTTTACAATTGACAGAAGCAGAGTGAAAATTCTAACGCGAATGTAAAGTATCTTTTTACTGAAAGCGAGATGAGATGGAATTAGCAAAAAATTTAAAACGACATTCTACCGGAAACGTACATTTACACTTATGAAAAACgtgacagggcctgacttaaGCTAGTTGTCCTCAAAAA
The DNA window shown above is from Danio rerio strain Tuebingen ecotype United States chromosome 25, GRCz12tu, whole genome shotgun sequence and carries:
- the LOC141380947 gene encoding uncharacterized protein isoform X7, which gives rise to MFNWVAKVVPHAPNTQDDLGDEAITANGKASNRDKVNSSRPGREDDQSSQTSQGSVQAGMLNWLSNGFASALPQPAGSPLLPRASSDAKALQDEGSGEKTGVIGWISQGIGKVVPQPDEKYMREEPPDSEEVTEVYDAKDLPDMEPLPHIPVVELVSEDEGPEMEMSAQFPPKVINWIKNAIPHHVARHPNSSSSSQRSSQCSNKASVTEMDSITPSVVGRIVQGLGLSMPVLKGKEGCLQEDGRIVQNGGRTQ
- the LOC141380947 gene encoding uncharacterized protein isoform X2; amino-acid sequence: MFNWVAKVVPHAPNTQDDLGDEAITANGKASNRDKVNSSRPGREDDQSSQTSQGSVQAGMLNWLSNGFASALPQPAGSPLLPRASSDAKALQDEGSGEKTGVIGWISQGIGKVVPQPDEKYMREEPPDSEEVTEVYDAKDLPGVNQSDMEPLPHIPVVELVSEDEGPEMEMSAQFPPKVINWIKNAIPHHVARHPNSSSSSQRSSQCSNKVYSPPPESIASVTEMDSITPSVVGRIVQGLGLSMPVLKGKEGCLEDGRIVQNGGRTQ
- the LOC141380947 gene encoding uncharacterized protein isoform X3 gives rise to the protein MFNWVAKVVPHAPNTQDDLGDEAITANGKASNRDKVNSSRPGREDDQSSQTSQGSVQAGMLNWLSNGFASALPQPAGSPLLPRASSDAKALQDEGSGEKTGVIGWISQGIGKVVPQPDEKYMREEPPDSEEVTEVYDAKDLPDMEPLPHIPVVELVSEDEGPEMEMSAQFPPKVINWIKNAIPHHVARHPNSSSSSQRSSQCSNKVYSPPPESIASVTEMDSITPSVVGRIVQGLGLSMPVLKGKEGCLQEDGRIVQNGGRTQ
- the LOC141380947 gene encoding uncharacterized protein isoform X4 — protein: MFNWVAKVVPHAPNTQDDLGDEAITANGKASNRDKVNSSRPGREDDQSSQTSQGSVQAGMLNWLSNGFASALPQPAGSPLLPRASSDAKALQDEGSGEKTGVIGWISQGIGKVVPQPDEKYMREEPPDSEEVTEVYDAKDLPDMEPLPHIPVVELVSEDEGPEMEMSAQFPPKVINWIKNAIPHHVARHPNSSSSSQRSSQCSNKVYSPPPESIASVTEMDSITPSVVGRIVQGLGLSMPVLKGKEGCLEDGRIVQNGGRTQ
- the LOC141380947 gene encoding uncharacterized protein isoform X1, coding for MFNWVAKVVPHAPNTQDDLGDEAITANGKASNRDKVNSSRPGREDDQSSQTSQGSVQAGMLNWLSNGFASALPQPAGSPLLPRASSDAKALQDEGSGEKTGVIGWISQGIGKVVPQPDEKYMREEPPDSEEVTEVYDAKDLPGVNQSDMEPLPHIPVVELVSEDEGPEMEMSAQFPPKVINWIKNAIPHHVARHPNSSSSSQRSSQCSNKVYSPPPESIASVTEMDSITPSVVGRIVQGLGLSMPVLKGKEGCLQEDGRIVQNGGRTQ
- the LOC141380947 gene encoding uncharacterized protein isoform X5 — its product is MFNWVAKVVPHAPNTQDDLGDEAITANGKASNRDKVNSSRPGREDDQSSQTSQGSVQAGMLNWLSNGFASALPQPAGSPLLPRASSDAKALQDEGSGEKTGVIGWISQGIGKVVPQPDEKYMREEPPDSEEVTEVYDAKDLPGVNQSDMEPLPHIPVVELVSEDEGPEMEMSAQFPPKVINWIKNAIPHHVARHPNSSSSSQRSSQCSNKASVTEMDSITPSVVGRIVQGLGLSMPVLKGKEGCLQEDGRIVQNGGRTQ
- the LOC141380947 gene encoding uncharacterized protein isoform X6; amino-acid sequence: MFNWVAKVVPHAPNTQDDLGDEAITANGKASNRDKVNSSRPGREDDQSSQTSQGSVQAGMLNWLSNGFASALPQPAGSPLLPRASSDAKALQDEGSGEKTGVIGWISQGIGKVVPQPDEKYMREEPPDSEEVTEVYDAKDLPGVNQSDMEPLPHIPVVELVSEDEGPEMEMSAQFPPKVINWIKNAIPHHVARHPNSSSSSQRSSQCSNKASVTEMDSITPSVVGRIVQGLGLSMPVLKGKEGCLEDGRIVQNGGRTQ
- the LOC141380947 gene encoding uncharacterized protein isoform X8, producing MFNWVAKVVPHAPNTQDDLGDEAITANGKASNRDKVNSSRPGREDDQSSQTSQGSVQAGMLNWLSNGFASALPQPAGSPLLPRASSDAKALQDEGSGEKTGVIGWISQGIGKVVPQPDEKYMREEPPDSEEVTEVYDAKDLPDMEPLPHIPVVELVSEDEGPEMEMSAQFPPKVINWIKNAIPHHVARHPNSSSSSQRSSQCSNKASVTEMDSITPSVVGRIVQGLGLSMPVLKGKEGCLEDGRIVQNGGRTQ